The genomic DNA TGGAGCAGTCCCTCGGTCCCTCGCACCCTAGCTAGCTGCCCTGTCTCTCCGCGGGGACCCACGCAGGCTAATTAGCAGAGCAGCCGACCTGTCTCCACTCGCCCTCGGCGGGAGGACAATGGCACCGTGTCTCCGTCCAGGAGCCTCGGGGGTCCGGTCCTGTCCTCTCAGCGGAAGCCCTCGGTCCCCCTCGTCCAGGCGTCAGGGACAGCTCGGTCCTCCCTTGccgtgtgtgtgggggggaagttgtgtgtctgtgggaccgagtcagtcctcctcctctgcggGCTGCGAGCCTGACGACCGGGGACAGGAAGTGGCGCTGAACACTGCGGAAGCTTCTCGGACACAAGCGGGGACAGTGGTGAATAAATAATGACGGGAATCGAACATTGCtcagtgtttccttttttttctgtctctgtttgcccccgtgacgtgtgtgtgtgtgtgtgtgtgcggcccTTTCCTTTCCTGTACGTCCCCTTCCGTTCGCCCCCACGCCTTCCTGGTGCGCGTGCACGAGCCATGAATGTAGCCGGGTGCGCGCCCCCGCCTGTGCGCAGCGTTCACAGAACGTTGCGGAGGCTCTGAACGCAGCCCGGGATTCTCCACCGCAGGGACACGGTCGCCCCTGGCAACAGCGGACGCTTTGACACGTCTCACTAAAAAGTACGGCTCCGGTGTCAGGGTGTGTGCACGCGCTTCTGGAGGCGGGAGGGGCCCCAGGCAAGTTGCGATTGGCTGATGTCCCAGTCAGTCAGCTATCAATTAAGCGACCATGGCAACTCACTGTGGCAACCAGTGCCCAGCAACAAAGACTCATCCCTCTCTGTggttagggtgtgtgtgtgtctttgtgtgtgtgtgaaatccgAGGAGTGAGCAGCCACACAGCACGCTAACATGTCTCCAAAGAAAAAGACCAAAAAGATCCCAAAGAAGAAACAAGACAGAAGTAATTTCCCTCATAGGATGATTGAGTTCATTCTTTCTTTTGTGATGCTACATTGAAAAGTATTATTTGTCTTGTTGCAGGTGAGAATGACTTGGAGGTAAAGTACAGACGCAGCGTTCTGGATGTAGCCATCCTACAGGATCACATTGGTGAGATGCTATTTTAAAGTTGACTTATTTAACGGTGTGTGCTTCAGACCATCTTACTGTAAGAAACTTTCAGGGTCAAACTGTAGGCGacctttgtttaaaataaataactctttattttgaaaattaattaatcCACACTGTACTGTCTTAAAAGTATTAACACTTAATTAGCACTAACGATAATAGATACATCTGCATGTTTTACTAATGAGGCTTCAGTTTAACAACACAACTGTCACAGGAGTATTTTTCACAaagtgtggttgtttgtgtgattaCACCACAGCTGtacagtgtgagtctgtgagaaCGGTCCAGTCTGACAGGATCGACCTGAGGAGACGTGCGAGAGACatggagcagaagctgcagcacgAGCGACAAGACCACAGGGACGTCAACTCTAGTACGGTACAGACAGGGCATGGATGAACAATTAGCCTCTCTTTTAATAACCTGAGATACAGCATGGATCCCTCTGGGAGTGAGGACAAGGGGCTTGTTGGCTAAGGTTATGGTAATTTTCCGTGGAACAAAAGGTCTAATTAGTTGGGTGCCTAAGCTGATTGCTACATTAGCCTCACAAAGTGAATCAGCAATGAAGGAAGtcgaatatatatatatataaatggaaatACAAATGTCATTGTAGACATCAGTCGCCAGTACAAAACCATGCAGACAGAACTGACTAACAAGGCGAAGGGGCTGGAAACGGAGGTCAGCCAGCTAAATGAAGAGCTTGGTATGAATATGCCTCATTTGAATATATGTATTCTtgagtaaataaagacataggAGTACCACATAGTTCCCAAATTTAAAGTGATG from Limanda limanda chromosome 6, fLimLim1.1, whole genome shotgun sequence includes the following:
- the ccdc153 gene encoding coiled-coil domain-containing protein 153, producing MSPKKKTKKIPKKKQDRSENDLEVKYRRSVLDVAILQDHIAVQCESVRTVQSDRIDLRRRARDMEQKLQHERQDHRDVNSNISRQYKTMQTELTNKAKGLETEVSQLNEELALCQEELRKEKREREQMEQEKDATIAELQHKLDNMETDYEKILHDTLDSLTSQLSVARQRWEDTGTTFHQNFQGLLSEFGLNAMDL